In Mangrovivirga cuniculi, the following proteins share a genomic window:
- a CDS encoding rhamnogalacturonan acetylesterase, whose amino-acid sequence MYFDQRVSIENHAVNGRSTKSFIDQGRWDTVLGKLEEGDYVFIQFGHNDEKIKDPSRYTEPNSSYKANLKKFVNETREKGGIPILATSIVRRKFDENGKLIETHGEYPEAMREVAKDLKVTLLDLNVETRKLLKDYGPENSKRLFLHIEKGEYESIPEGQIDNTHLSPYGAFRVADLAVAEIRKKVPELTKYLKD is encoded by the coding sequence TTGTATTTTGATCAACGGGTAAGTATAGAAAATCATGCTGTTAATGGAAGAAGCACTAAAAGCTTTATCGATCAGGGCAGGTGGGATACAGTTTTGGGAAAGCTTGAGGAGGGAGATTATGTGTTTATCCAATTTGGTCACAATGATGAAAAAATAAAGGATCCTTCAAGATATACGGAGCCCAATTCATCCTATAAAGCAAACCTTAAAAAGTTTGTCAACGAGACCAGAGAAAAAGGAGGAATACCCATTTTAGCTACTTCAATAGTTAGAAGAAAGTTTGATGAAAATGGAAAACTAATAGAAACACATGGTGAATATCCTGAAGCTATGAGAGAGGTAGCAAAAGATTTAAAAGTAACCCTGCTTGACCTGAATGTGGAAACCAGAAAACTGTTGAAAGATTACGGTCCTGAAAATTCAAAAAGGTTGTTTTTGCATATAGAAAAGGGTGAATATGAATCTATACCGGAAGGCCAAATCGATAATACACATTTATCTCCTTATGGAGCCTTTCGTGTTGCAGATCTTGCGGTTGCAGAAATAAGAAAAAAGGTTCCTGAATTGACTAAATATTTAAAAGACTGA
- a CDS encoding pectinesterase family protein — protein MEVYLQSLLVTSADEFDYIVSKDGKGDFNTVQAAIDAVPDMRKETTRILIKNGVYKEKLVLPASKTNVTFIGENPEKTIITFDDYASKKNEFGEEIGTSGSSGFYVFGNGFTAQNITFSNTAGPVGQAVAVRVDGDKVIFENCRFLGFQDTLYPHGDRSRQYYKNCYIEGTTDFIFGWSTAVFENCEIFSKEGGHYITAASTKEETDYGFVFLNCKLTGNAPENSVYLGRPWRDYAQTVFINCELGRHIKPEGWHNWSKPEAEKTAFYAEYNSSGPGANKSERVKWSHQLSSKEASQYSLTEVFDGWGPNERLEKLPR, from the coding sequence ATCGAAGTGTATCTGCAATCATTACTGGTAACTTCCGCTGATGAGTTTGATTATATCGTCTCAAAAGATGGAAAAGGAGATTTTAATACGGTACAGGCTGCAATTGATGCCGTTCCGGATATGAGGAAAGAAACGACACGTATTTTGATTAAAAATGGTGTTTACAAAGAGAAATTAGTTCTCCCGGCTTCTAAAACTAATGTTACTTTTATTGGAGAGAATCCTGAAAAGACAATAATCACATTTGATGACTATGCTTCAAAGAAAAATGAATTTGGAGAAGAGATAGGAACTTCCGGATCGTCCGGGTTTTATGTTTTCGGAAATGGCTTTACTGCTCAGAACATTACTTTTTCCAATACTGCTGGTCCTGTAGGTCAGGCAGTCGCTGTCAGAGTCGATGGCGATAAAGTTATTTTTGAGAACTGCCGTTTTCTGGGGTTTCAGGATACCCTTTATCCACATGGTGATCGAAGCAGGCAATATTATAAGAACTGTTATATCGAAGGTACTACTGATTTTATATTTGGCTGGAGTACTGCTGTTTTCGAAAATTGTGAAATTTTCTCCAAGGAAGGAGGGCATTATATAACCGCTGCTTCAACTAAAGAAGAAACGGACTATGGCTTTGTGTTTTTAAACTGTAAACTCACCGGTAATGCTCCGGAAAATTCGGTTTACCTGGGGCGTCCCTGGAGAGATTATGCTCAGACGGTATTTATAAACTGCGAATTGGGCAGGCACATCAAACCCGAAGGATGGCATAACTGGAGTAAGCCTGAAGCTGAAAAAACAGCTTTTTATGCAGAATACAATTCATCAGGTCCCGGGGCTAACAAATCAGAACGAGTTAAGTGGTCTCATCAATTAAGTAGCAAAGAGGCATCTCAATACTCATTAACAGAAGTATTTGACGGGTGGGGCCCAAATGAGAGATTAGAAAAATTACCAAGATGA
- a CDS encoding rhamnogalacturonan acetylesterase, with protein sequence MGFLKKQISLIFLGLILASFALQEEVTTIFLIGDSTMTDYSDNYDSGKTYKESRYPMTGWGQAFDEFMVEDSIELISNLINGNRVEIENRARGGRSTRTFFQEARWRKVYEDLKEDDIVIMQFGHNDAAVKKTERYVNIEGYKEFLRLYISQTLQKGALPIVLTPVCRNYPWENGHLQNVHDDYPDAAKEVAAEFDVPLIDLNKVSMEYFSKKGRDYVTENYFMNIPEGKYEAYPEGLSDNTHFQPEGARAVAQLVFRELKKLNNSISPK encoded by the coding sequence ATGGGATTTTTGAAGAAACAGATTAGCCTGATTTTTCTGGGATTGATATTAGCTTCTTTTGCACTACAAGAAGAGGTGACAACAATTTTTTTGATTGGTGATTCTACCATGACTGACTATAGCGATAATTATGACTCCGGTAAAACTTATAAGGAATCGAGATACCCGATGACCGGTTGGGGTCAGGCTTTTGATGAGTTTATGGTTGAAGATAGTATTGAGTTGATATCAAATTTAATAAATGGAAATAGGGTAGAAATAGAAAATCGAGCCAGGGGTGGTCGAAGCACCCGGACTTTTTTCCAGGAAGCAAGGTGGAGGAAAGTTTATGAAGATTTAAAAGAAGATGATATCGTCATTATGCAATTTGGTCATAATGATGCGGCAGTAAAAAAGACTGAGAGATATGTAAATATCGAAGGTTACAAAGAGTTTTTAAGACTTTATATTTCTCAAACGCTTCAAAAAGGAGCACTTCCAATTGTTTTGACTCCTGTTTGCAGGAACTATCCATGGGAAAACGGACATCTCCAAAACGTACATGATGATTATCCCGATGCAGCTAAAGAAGTTGCCGCTGAATTTGATGTTCCGTTGATCGATCTAAATAAGGTTTCGATGGAATATTTCAGTAAAAAGGGAAGAGACTATGTTACTGAAAATTATTTTATGAATATACCCGAAGGGAAGTATGAAGCATATCCTGAAGGATTATCAGATAACACGCATTTTCAACCCGAGGGAGCTAGAGCAGTTGCCCAATTAGTATTCAGGGAATTAAAAAAACTGAACAATTCAATATCACCAAAATGA
- a CDS encoding glycoside hydrolase family 43 protein, translating to MRSIPFYILLLAVFCLGYSLSAQNVSDVWVADLGNGKYKNPILHADYSDPDICKVGDDFYMTSSSFNAVPGLPILHSKDLVNWKLIGYALDELTPEDHFSKPQHGNGVWAPSIRYHNGEFYIYYGDPDFGIYMVKTKDPAGSWEDPVLVQKGKGLIDPCPLWDKDGKAYLVHAFAGSRAGIKSVLVVRRMSPDGTHLLDEGSIVFDGHGDHPTIEGPKFYKRNGYYYIFAPAGGVPTGWQTILRSKNVFGPYEDKIVLEQGETEINGPHQGGWVELESGESWFVHFQDKEAYGRIVHLQPMKWKNDWPVIGIDKDGDGKGWPVMIHKKPDVKGDHKIVTPEDSDEFNSISLANQWQWHANPKASWAFTNAAAGKLRLYTVQSPDKSDNLWNVPNLLLQKFPAEEFTVTTKLSFSFNDEITNEKIGLVIMGEDYAHLNLTSKSDGVYLSYGERQNARTGGEEITKNITKLNTDEIYLRVTVIDGGKCQFSYSKNGKKFIDIDEVFTARPGRWIGAKVGLFAIRNQRINDSGYADFEWFRFEPVDKEQEY from the coding sequence ATGAGATCGATTCCTTTCTACATATTATTACTTGCTGTTTTTTGCCTGGGTTATTCCTTGTCAGCTCAAAATGTATCCGACGTTTGGGTTGCTGACCTGGGAAACGGTAAATATAAAAACCCCATTCTTCATGCAGATTATTCAGATCCTGATATCTGTAAAGTCGGCGATGATTTTTATATGACCTCATCAAGTTTTAATGCAGTACCGGGTTTACCGATTTTACATTCCAAAGATCTGGTAAACTGGAAATTGATTGGATATGCTTTGGATGAATTAACTCCTGAGGATCATTTTTCAAAACCTCAACATGGCAATGGCGTGTGGGCACCGTCTATAAGATATCATAATGGAGAGTTTTATATTTATTATGGAGATCCGGATTTTGGTATCTACATGGTAAAAACAAAAGATCCTGCGGGTTCGTGGGAAGATCCGGTATTAGTTCAAAAAGGTAAAGGACTGATTGATCCTTGTCCATTATGGGATAAAGATGGTAAGGCATATTTAGTACATGCTTTTGCCGGGAGTCGTGCCGGTATTAAAAGTGTGCTGGTTGTAAGAAGAATGAGTCCGGATGGAACACATTTATTAGATGAAGGAAGTATTGTATTCGACGGCCATGGCGATCATCCAACTATAGAAGGCCCTAAATTTTATAAGCGAAACGGGTATTACTACATTTTTGCACCTGCAGGCGGAGTGCCAACAGGCTGGCAAACAATCTTGAGATCGAAAAATGTCTTTGGTCCCTATGAGGATAAAATAGTTTTAGAACAGGGAGAAACTGAAATTAATGGCCCACACCAGGGAGGTTGGGTTGAACTTGAATCAGGTGAATCATGGTTTGTGCATTTTCAGGATAAGGAAGCTTACGGAAGAATCGTTCACTTACAACCAATGAAATGGAAAAATGACTGGCCGGTAATAGGTATTGATAAAGATGGTGATGGCAAAGGATGGCCGGTAATGATTCATAAAAAGCCAGATGTCAAAGGTGATCATAAAATAGTTACTCCCGAAGATTCAGATGAATTCAACAGTATTTCGTTAGCCAATCAATGGCAATGGCATGCCAACCCGAAAGCTTCGTGGGCATTTACAAATGCAGCAGCGGGTAAGTTAAGGTTATATACCGTTCAGTCACCAGACAAAAGTGATAATCTATGGAATGTACCGAACCTGTTGCTCCAGAAGTTTCCAGCCGAAGAATTTACTGTGACGACTAAATTATCATTCTCCTTTAATGACGAGATAACCAATGAAAAAATCGGTTTGGTAATTATGGGTGAAGATTATGCTCATTTGAATTTAACCAGTAAGTCAGATGGTGTTTATCTTTCTTATGGTGAAAGACAAAATGCTCGAACCGGGGGTGAAGAAATAACTAAAAACATCACCAAGTTAAATACTGATGAAATTTACTTACGAGTAACGGTGATAGATGGTGGTAAATGTCAATTTAGCTATAGCAAAAACGGTAAAAAATTCATAGATATCGATGAAGTTTTTACAGCAAGACCCGGAAGATGGATCGGGGCTAAAGTTGGCCTTTTTGCAATCCGAAATCAACGAATAAATGATTCGGGATATGCTGATTTTGAGTGGTTTAGGTTTGAGCCGGTAGATAAAGAACAAGAATATTAA
- a CDS encoding glycoside hydrolase family 28 protein — MKKINVKNYYFLILTILGLVFYGCGGRSSEQVAEGNMANKTENNSDIYSGVEFDMPKVNEPEFPDNSVSVVDFGAKGDGIFDNSEAFKKAIDAVVEKGGGKVIVPRGIWMTGPIRFQSNVNLHVNEGALIRFSEDKSKYPLIETSFEGLETYRCLSPIYGKNLENIAITGKGIIDGSGDAWRPVKKSKMASSAWKRLVKSGGVLSEDGRTWYPSKEYEQANKLTDNFNVPPFETKEEFLAVKDFLRPVMVSFVNCKKVLLDGPTFQNSPAWNLHPLMCEDVTIRNLTVRNPWYSQNGDGLDLESCKNVVIHNNSFDVGDDAICFKSGKNEDGRKRGMPTENVIVTNNVVYHGHGGFVVGSEMSGGVKNVKVSNCTFIGTDVGLRFKSTRGRGGVVENIYISDIHMIDIPTEAIRFNMFYEGQSPILEEDQDPVESDSDLEPVTEETPSFRNIHMKNIWVTSSETGAFFQGLPEMKLENVSLENAILEAENGVTMIDADNIKLKNVKVIQEKGKALTIFNSSNVALDQFSGNPDDNKVVRILGSGSSNINLKDSGLSADQLAKGSNVSEEAIQLN, encoded by the coding sequence ATGAAAAAGATAAACGTAAAAAATTACTATTTTCTAATTCTGACCATTTTAGGTCTCGTATTTTATGGTTGTGGAGGAAGATCCTCTGAGCAGGTTGCAGAAGGAAACATGGCTAATAAAACAGAAAATAATTCTGACATTTATTCTGGTGTTGAATTTGATATGCCAAAAGTTAATGAGCCCGAATTTCCAGATAATTCTGTTAGCGTAGTTGATTTTGGTGCGAAAGGTGATGGGATCTTTGATAATTCTGAAGCCTTTAAAAAAGCAATTGATGCAGTTGTCGAAAAAGGAGGAGGGAAAGTAATTGTTCCGAGAGGTATCTGGATGACCGGACCGATTAGATTTCAGAGTAATGTGAACTTGCATGTTAATGAGGGTGCATTGATCAGGTTTAGTGAGGATAAATCTAAATATCCTTTAATTGAAACAAGTTTTGAAGGATTAGAAACTTATAGATGTTTATCACCAATATATGGTAAGAACCTTGAAAACATTGCTATTACAGGGAAAGGAATAATTGATGGATCAGGAGATGCCTGGAGACCGGTAAAGAAAAGTAAAATGGCCTCTTCAGCATGGAAAAGGCTCGTTAAAAGTGGAGGTGTATTAAGTGAAGATGGTAGAACCTGGTATCCTTCTAAAGAATATGAGCAGGCTAATAAATTAACTGACAATTTTAATGTACCTCCTTTTGAGACAAAAGAGGAATTTCTTGCGGTAAAAGATTTTTTGCGTCCGGTAATGGTAAGTTTTGTTAACTGTAAAAAAGTTTTACTGGATGGCCCCACCTTTCAAAATTCACCAGCCTGGAATCTTCATCCTCTGATGTGTGAGGATGTTACTATCAGGAATTTAACTGTTAGAAACCCCTGGTATTCTCAAAATGGTGATGGCCTTGATCTGGAATCATGTAAAAATGTTGTCATTCATAATAATTCATTTGATGTAGGGGATGACGCGATCTGTTTTAAGTCAGGTAAAAACGAGGACGGAAGAAAACGAGGAATGCCTACAGAAAACGTAATTGTAACAAATAACGTGGTGTATCACGGACACGGTGGATTTGTTGTCGGAAGTGAAATGTCTGGAGGAGTCAAAAATGTTAAAGTGTCAAATTGCACATTCATTGGAACAGATGTAGGACTGAGATTTAAGAGTACACGTGGTAGAGGTGGAGTAGTTGAAAATATCTATATATCGGATATTCATATGATAGATATTCCTACTGAAGCGATTCGATTTAATATGTTCTATGAAGGTCAGTCGCCAATACTTGAAGAAGATCAGGATCCTGTAGAAAGTGATTCAGATTTAGAACCTGTTACTGAGGAAACTCCTTCATTCAGAAATATTCATATGAAAAATATTTGGGTGACCAGCTCGGAGACCGGTGCTTTTTTTCAAGGCTTACCGGAAATGAAGCTTGAGAATGTATCTCTTGAAAATGCTATTCTTGAAGCTGAAAACGGTGTGACAATGATCGATGCCGATAATATCAAGCTTAAAAATGTTAAAGTGATTCAGGAAAAAGGAAAGGCTTTGACAATTTTCAATAGTTCGAATGTGGCTTTAGATCAATTTTCAGGAAATCCTGACGATAATAAAGTAGTTAGAATTTTAGGGTCTGGTTCTTCCAATATCAATTTAAAAGATAGTGGGCTATCTGCTGATCAATTAGCAAAAGGCAGCAATGTAAGTGAAGAAGCGATTCAATTAAATTAA
- a CDS encoding SusC/RagA family TonB-linked outer membrane protein yields the protein MKIKLQNSGFALLSRKLILGVFALILLSATAYSQEREISGQVTDPEGFGLPGASVLIEGTNNGTVTDADGNYSLNVPLDAENLVFSFIGYQSKTISINGRSTIDVNLEEDIAALDEIVVVGYGTQKRKDVTGAITGIDEQVLQERGTTSPAQALQGSVAGVQVSNSTGRVGDGFQIDIRGQGTLDGDVSPLFVVDGAIVDNIDFLNPQDIASMDILKDASSAAIYGSRGSNGVVIIQTKGGKNIPSGTTVSFDAFYGFKDPARLPEMMSYEKWRYYHMSAYLATTSDLEDLTPEEYYDRVASEGSNAVLRTRFENLDGFDWYDAVLQQGQQSNYNLAISHRNGKSAYSVGIGYQNETGNIQNEGLDKFTLRSSIDQQMSDKLKLGSNLTVSLNELERGNATAMRDAFRLNPFLSPWAIDENYNEIVGELFPQPGKLTDPVTGDFVINKTSTWNPLIEINNTSDEQRQWNVLGNLYLNYDILDYLSFRTQFSASLQSYRRGYFSGALTEDGASNGGLPLSGMDNFQNFNYSWDNQLNFNKDFGDHSINAMALQSVFVDRTETSSLSSRFQPFETDYYNIGSGLPSTYNVGSYFEQSQLLSYALRVNYGYKDKYLLTVTNRWDGSSRLGVGNEWESFPSAAVAWRMSNEDFIRDLNSISDLKLRVSYGSTGNYNVDPYSSINRLDQQTFYNFGGTIANGWIPGSLANKNLTWERTNEINIGLDYSLFNYRVNGSIDYYNRLSKDVLLTQTLPYETGYSEIRANSAEIRNSGVEIMLRTVNVETDKIRWETTLTFTKNTNTLESIYGQSEVPDIGNGWFPGEPVDVHYNYVFDGIWQANETDEAESYNQTEGQAKVQDLNNDGRITANGDRKILGSIFPDWNGGLISRLNVLNFDFTFTITAVQGVLAYSNFHENFTNTRDRGRQKLDIDWYVPENNVGVPSQASNNYPQPRNMGTYWRNDGVGYYRDASYVKVNNISLGYSLPQSALDRMGVKNLRVYVNVLNPFVFTEYEGWDPEWADASLNVGRVGSVTTQLGLSLKF from the coding sequence ATGAAAATAAAACTACAGAATTCGGGCTTTGCTCTGTTGAGTAGAAAGCTAATTTTGGGAGTGTTTGCACTAATATTATTAAGTGCAACAGCCTACTCCCAGGAGAGAGAGATCTCAGGTCAGGTTACCGATCCGGAGGGTTTCGGTCTTCCTGGGGCATCAGTCCTTATAGAAGGGACGAATAACGGTACTGTAACCGATGCTGATGGGAATTATTCACTTAATGTACCACTTGATGCCGAGAATTTGGTTTTCAGTTTTATCGGATATCAAAGTAAGACCATTTCTATAAATGGAAGATCAACAATTGATGTTAATCTTGAAGAAGATATTGCAGCACTTGATGAGATAGTAGTAGTTGGATACGGTACTCAAAAGCGTAAGGATGTTACCGGAGCAATTACCGGAATTGATGAACAAGTTCTTCAGGAAAGAGGAACCACCAGTCCTGCACAAGCATTACAAGGTAGTGTTGCTGGTGTACAGGTAAGTAACTCTACAGGTAGAGTAGGAGATGGATTCCAGATCGATATTCGTGGTCAGGGAACCTTGGATGGGGATGTTTCACCCCTATTTGTTGTTGACGGAGCGATTGTTGATAATATAGATTTTCTTAATCCTCAGGATATTGCGAGTATGGACATCTTAAAAGATGCTTCCTCCGCAGCTATTTATGGTTCTCGAGGTTCAAATGGTGTTGTCATTATTCAAACCAAAGGAGGGAAAAATATCCCATCAGGAACGACAGTTTCTTTTGATGCCTTTTATGGATTCAAAGATCCCGCAAGACTACCGGAAATGATGAGTTATGAAAAATGGCGTTATTATCATATGTCAGCTTATCTTGCTACCACAAGTGATCTTGAAGATTTAACTCCTGAAGAATATTATGATAGAGTTGCCTCTGAAGGTTCTAATGCTGTATTACGTACTCGATTTGAAAATCTTGATGGTTTTGATTGGTATGACGCAGTTCTTCAACAAGGTCAGCAGTCTAATTACAATCTTGCAATTTCTCACAGAAACGGAAAGTCAGCTTACTCTGTTGGTATTGGTTATCAAAATGAAACTGGGAATATTCAAAATGAGGGCTTAGATAAATTTACGCTACGATCAAGTATTGACCAGCAGATGAGTGATAAGTTAAAGCTTGGTTCTAATCTGACAGTCTCTTTAAATGAACTTGAGCGAGGTAATGCAACTGCCATGAGAGATGCTTTTCGTTTAAACCCATTTTTAAGTCCATGGGCAATAGATGAAAATTACAATGAGATCGTTGGGGAGTTATTCCCACAACCTGGAAAGTTGACAGATCCTGTTACCGGTGATTTTGTGATTAATAAGACAAGTACATGGAACCCTCTTATAGAAATCAATAATACCAGTGATGAACAACGTCAATGGAATGTACTAGGTAATTTATACCTTAATTACGATATTTTAGATTATTTGAGTTTTAGAACTCAATTTTCTGCCAGCCTTCAATCCTATAGAAGAGGATATTTTTCTGGAGCGTTAACTGAAGATGGAGCTAGTAATGGAGGTTTACCATTATCAGGAATGGATAACTTTCAGAATTTTAATTACAGTTGGGATAATCAGTTAAATTTCAATAAAGATTTTGGTGACCATTCTATTAATGCAATGGCTCTTCAAAGTGTTTTTGTAGATAGAACTGAGACCTCTTCCTTGTCTTCCAGATTTCAGCCTTTTGAAACTGATTATTACAATATCGGATCAGGATTGCCTTCAACATATAATGTGGGTAGCTACTTTGAACAAAGCCAGTTATTATCTTATGCTCTGAGAGTAAATTATGGTTATAAGGATAAGTATTTGTTAACAGTTACTAATCGTTGGGATGGCTCTTCCCGATTAGGAGTAGGAAATGAATGGGAGTCTTTTCCATCAGCTGCAGTGGCATGGAGAATGAGTAATGAAGATTTCATTCGCGACTTAAATTCAATTTCTGATTTGAAATTGAGAGTTAGTTATGGTTCCACAGGTAATTATAATGTAGATCCATATTCTTCAATCAATAGACTGGATCAGCAAACATTTTACAATTTTGGAGGTACCATTGCTAATGGTTGGATCCCTGGTTCTTTAGCAAACAAAAATTTAACATGGGAAAGAACCAATGAGATCAATATTGGATTGGATTATAGTTTATTTAATTACCGTGTTAATGGTTCAATTGATTATTACAATAGATTGTCTAAGGATGTATTGTTAACTCAGACTCTTCCATATGAAACTGGTTACAGTGAAATCAGAGCAAATTCTGCTGAGATTAGAAATTCAGGTGTTGAAATAATGTTAAGAACAGTGAACGTTGAAACGGATAAAATCCGATGGGAAACCACTTTGACTTTTACTAAGAACACTAATACTCTGGAATCTATTTATGGACAGTCAGAAGTGCCTGATATAGGTAATGGATGGTTTCCTGGTGAACCAGTAGATGTACATTATAATTATGTTTTTGATGGTATCTGGCAGGCAAATGAAACAGATGAAGCAGAGTCATATAATCAAACAGAAGGTCAGGCTAAAGTACAGGACCTCAATAATGATGGTAGAATTACTGCCAATGGTGATCGTAAAATCTTAGGTTCTATATTTCCTGATTGGAATGGAGGATTGATATCCAGGCTGAACGTATTAAATTTTGATTTCACATTTACAATCACTGCTGTTCAAGGTGTTTTAGCTTATAGTAATTTCCATGAGAATTTCACAAATACTCGGGATAGAGGTCGTCAAAAACTTGATATTGACTGGTATGTACCAGAAAATAATGTAGGTGTTCCGTCCCAGGCTTCAAATAACTATCCACAACCAAGAAACATGGGTACTTACTGGAGAAATGATGGGGTAGGATATTACAGGGATGCTTCTTATGTGAAAGTGAATAATATATCATTGGGTTATTCCCTGCCACAATCTGCTTTAGATAGAATGGGTGTAAAAAATTTACGGGTTTACGTGAATGTCTTAAATCCATTTGTATTTACTGAATATGAAGGATGGGATCCTGAATGGGCAGATGCCTCATTAAATGTAGGTCGGGTTGGAAGCGTTACAACTCAATTAGGACTTAGTCTTAAATTTTAA
- a CDS encoding pectinesterase family protein, giving the protein MKNNLFFVIFIFCLVSNTSVAQIDYFITVSADGTGDYLSLQSAIDHTKAFPDDRITIFLKKGVYHEKIKVYSWNTHLTIKGEDKENTIIIFEDHFDKIDKGRNSTFHTPTLSVEANDCRLENLTIINEAGLVGQAIALAVTADRVVIKNCVIKGHQDTLYCAGEGFRQYFYNCTIEGTTDFIFGEATAVFERSTIRCLANSYITAASTPEDQKFGFVFLNCDITAIEEVSNVFLGRPWRPYAKTVFINCDLGSFINPKGWHDWSKSKARQTTFYAEHGNTGPGSNMEKRVGWVYKLTKKKLKNILSKTFFLKKDRVPNGMERIIKLFVFQILLYLSCFSIHSQQYNFQRDTSYTINSAFKKIKKDYPEVTKVTASNPKTIIVKKDLIYTSDPRPISLDLYSPIDLNDNYAPAILMIFGGGWKSGQKENLEPMAQKLAEAGFVSIVADYRLSPEAKFPAAVYDLKNAIRWIKKEAEYLKIDTNKIAVLGCSAGAQLATLLGVIADNSELDENLTAGDPSTKVNAIINIDGIVAFIHPESKEGKVAAEWLGGDQSNAIDNWELASPLTHVDRNSPPILFINSSRPRFHAGRDDMIKILNQSGIYYKVHTFKNSPHSFWHVNPWFTPTVELVINFLREIF; this is encoded by the coding sequence ATGAAAAATAATTTGTTCTTCGTGATATTTATTTTTTGCCTGGTGAGCAATACATCCGTAGCGCAGATTGATTATTTTATTACAGTTTCAGCAGATGGAACAGGTGATTACCTGAGTTTACAATCTGCAATCGATCATACCAAAGCATTTCCCGATGATCGAATCACAATTTTTTTAAAGAAAGGTGTTTACCATGAAAAAATCAAGGTTTATTCCTGGAATACACACTTAACGATTAAGGGTGAGGATAAAGAAAATACAATTATCATTTTTGAAGATCATTTTGATAAAATCGATAAAGGAAGAAACAGTACATTTCATACCCCGACATTATCAGTTGAAGCAAATGATTGTCGTTTAGAAAATCTGACAATAATTAATGAAGCCGGCCTGGTTGGACAAGCTATTGCTTTAGCTGTAACTGCTGATCGAGTAGTAATAAAAAATTGTGTAATCAAAGGACATCAGGATACACTTTATTGTGCGGGTGAAGGTTTTAGACAATATTTTTATAATTGTACAATAGAAGGAACGACGGATTTTATTTTTGGTGAGGCCACCGCTGTATTTGAAAGGTCTACAATAAGGTGCCTTGCAAATTCTTATATTACTGCTGCTTCTACTCCTGAAGATCAGAAATTTGGATTCGTTTTTTTAAATTGTGATATAACTGCAATTGAAGAAGTATCAAATGTTTTTCTTGGCAGACCCTGGCGTCCTTATGCAAAAACAGTTTTTATAAATTGTGATCTTGGTTCATTTATCAATCCTAAAGGATGGCATGATTGGTCAAAATCAAAAGCTCGACAAACTACATTTTATGCGGAACATGGAAATACCGGGCCGGGTTCAAATATGGAAAAAAGAGTGGGCTGGGTTTATAAATTGACAAAAAAGAAGTTGAAAAATATACTATCGAAAACATTTTTCTTGAAGAAGGACAGGGTCCCAAATGGTATGGAAAGAATAATTAAGCTATTTGTCTTTCAAATTCTTCTTTACCTATCATGTTTTTCAATTCATTCGCAACAATATAATTTTCAAAGAGATACTTCTTATACAATTAATTCAGCATTTAAAAAGATTAAAAAGGACTATCCTGAGGTTACGAAAGTTACCGCATCAAACCCGAAAACAATCATTGTTAAAAAAGATCTTATTTATACTTCTGATCCACGACCAATATCTCTCGACTTGTATTCACCAATTGATCTGAATGATAATTATGCACCGGCAATTTTGATGATATTTGGAGGGGGATGGAAATCCGGGCAAAAAGAAAATCTCGAACCCATGGCGCAAAAATTGGCTGAGGCAGGCTTTGTATCAATAGTTGCAGATTACAGACTCAGTCCTGAAGCTAAGTTTCCGGCTGCTGTTTATGATTTGAAAAATGCAATTCGCTGGATTAAAAAGGAAGCTGAATATTTAAAAATAGACACAAATAAAATTGCTGTTTTAGGGTGTTCCGCCGGGGCGCAGCTGGCTACTTTATTAGGAGTGATTGCAGATAATTCAGAATTGGATGAAAACTTAACCGCTGGAGACCCTTCGACAAAAGTAAATGCTATAATTAATATCGATGGAATTGTTGCATTTATTCACCCTGAATCCAAAGAAGGAAAAGTAGCTGCTGAATGGTTAGGAGGTGATCAATCAAATGCAATTGACAACTGGGAATTAGCATCACCATTGACCCACGTAGATAGAAACTCTCCACCGATACTTTTTATCAATAGTTCTAGGCCCAGGTTTCATGCCGGGCGTGATGATATGATCAAAATCTTAAATCAGTCCGGGATTTATTATAAGGTTCACACTTTTAAAAATTCACCTCATTCATTCTGGCATGTCAATCCCTGGTTTACTCCTACTGTTGAACTAGTAATCAATTTTCTTAGGGAAATTTTTTAA